GTAGTCGATGAGGCGCTTGGCGATGTCGTCGACGCTGACGCCGGTGGCCTTGGCCAGCGGACGGATGTCGACGATGCACTCGTGCGCGACCAGCCCGTTCGGACCGGTGTAGAGCACCGGGAAGTGCGGCTCCAGGCGCTTGGCGATGTAGTTCGCCGCGAGGACGGCGACCTGGGTGGCGCGCTTGAGTCCCTCGCCGCCCATGAGGCGCACGTACGACCAGGAGATCGGCAGGATGCCGGCGGAGCCCCAGGGGGCGGCCGAGATCGGGCCGACGCCGGTCTCCGGGCCCGCGGTGGGCTGGAGCGGGTGGTTCGGCAGGTACGGGGCGAGGTGGGCGCGGACGCCGACCGGGCCGACGCCGGGGCCGCCGCCGCCGTGCGGGATGCAGAAGGTCTTGTGCAGGTTCAGGTGCGAGACGTCGCCGCCGAAGTGACCCGGCTTGGCCAGACCGACCAGCGCGTTCAGGTTGGCGCCGTCGACGTACACCTGGCCGCCGGCCTCGTGGACCTCGGCGCAGATGTCGGCGACGTGCTCCTCGAACACACCGTGCGTGGACGGGTAGGTGATCATCAGCACGGACAGCTCGTCGCGGTACTGGGCGATCTTGGCGCGCAGGTCCTCGACGTCGACCTCGCCGTCGTCGGCGGTCTTGACGACGACGACCTTCATGCCGGCCATCACCGCGGAGGCGGCGTTGGTGCCGTGCGCGGAGGACGGGATGAGGCACACGGTGCGCTGCTCGTCCCCGTTGGCGCGGTGGTAGGCGCGGACGGCGAGGAGACCGGCCAGCTCGCCCTGCGAACCGGCGTTCGGCTGGATCGACACCTTGTCGTAGCCGGTGACCTCGGCGAGGCGCTCCTCCAGCTCGGTGATGAGGGTGACGTAGCCCTGCGCCTGCTCGATCGGGGCGAAGGGGTGGATCTGGCCGAACTCGGGCCAGGTCACCGGCTCCATCTCGGTGGTCGCGTTCAGCTTCATGGTGCAGGAGCCGAGCGGGATCATGCCGCGGTCGAGGGCGTAGTCGCGGTCCGCGAGCTTGCGCAGGTAGCGCAGCATCGAGGTCTCGGAGCGGTGCGCGTGGAAGACCGGGTGGGTCAGGTACGCGTCGGAGCGCAGCAGACCGGCGGGCAGCGCGTCCTCGGTGGCGGCGTCCAGGGCCTCGATGTCGCCGGCGACGCCGAAGGCGCCCCAGACGGCGGCGAGCTGCTCGCGCCCGGTGGTCTCGTCGCAGGAGACCGAGACGAGGTCGGCGTCGACGCGGTGGAGGTTCACCCCGGCCTCGCGGGCGGCGGCGACGACCTCGTCGGCCTTGCCGGGCACGCGGACGGTGAGGGTGTCGAAGAACGAGCCGTGGACGACCTCGACGCCACCGGCGGTGAGCCCGGCGGCGAGGACGGCGGCGTAGCGGTGCGTGCGCTCGGCGATCTGCTTCAGACCGTCCGGGCCGTGGTAGACGGCGTACATGCCGGCCATGACGGCGAGCAGCACCTGGGCGGTGCAGATGTTGCTGGTGGCCTTCTCGCGGCGGATGTGCTGCTCGCGGGTCTGCAGGGCCAGGCGGTAGGCGCGGTTGCCGTCGGCGTCGACGGACACGCCCACGAGGCGGCCGGGCAGGGAGCGGGCGTGCTTGTCCTGGACGGCCATGTAGCCGGCGTGCGGACCGCCGAAGCCCATGGGGACGCCGAAGCGCTGCGTCGTGCCGACGGCGATGTCGGCGCCGAGCTCGCCCGGCGAGGTGAGCAGGGTGAGCGCGAGCAGGTCGGCGGCGACGGTGACGATCGCGCCGAGCTCGTGGGCGGCGTCGATCAGCGGCTTGATGTCGCGGACGGCACCGGAGGCACCCGGGTACTGGATGAGCACGCCGAAGACGCCGCGCTCGGCGACCTCGGCGGGGATGCCGGCGCTCAGGTCGGCGACGACGACCTCGACGCCGGTCGGCTCGGCGCGGGTCTCGATGACGGCGATGGTCTGCGGCAGGGCGTCGGCGTCGACGAGGAAGACACCGTTCTTGACCTTGCCGACACGGCGGGAGAGCGCCATGGCCTCGGCGGCGGCGGTGCCCTCGTCGAGGAGGGAGGCGCCGGAGGTGGGCAGACCGGTGAGGTCGGCGACCATGGTCTGGAAGTTCAGCAGGGCCTCCAGGCGGCCCTGGGAGATCTCGGGCTGGTACGGCGTGTAGGCCGTGTACCAGGCGGGGTTCTCCATGACGTTCCGGAGGATGACCGGCGGGGTGAAGGTCCCGTAGTAGCCGAGACCGATCATCGGGGCGAGGACCTGGTTGCGGTCGGCGAGCGTGCGCAGCTCGGCGAGGACCTCGGCCTCGGTGCGCGCGGCCGGCAGGCCAAGCGCCTCGGCGTTCTTGATGACGTCCGGCACCGCGGCGGCCGTGAGCTCGTCGAGGGAGCCGTAACCGACCTGGGCGAGCATCTTGGCCCGCGCCTCGGCGTCGGGCCCGATGTGCCGCTGCTCGAACGGGATGCCCTGTTCGAGCTCGGAGAGCGGAGTGCGGTTGGCGGTCATGTACGGAGGCCTCCTGGTCGTCACGACCTGCGAGGGGCACCACGGCGCGGGTACCCGGACGGCCTCCCCCTCTGTCATCTCAACCTGAGAGTTTCACCGGCACGCCTCGCGGCCCGCCGGCTTTCACCGTCGGTGAGAGCGAAATGCCGTCGGACATTCCGCTCTGCTTTCCAGAGTGACCTCGTCCGCGCGGTACAGGGGCCTGAGAGATTCCGGGGAGGATTTGCTCCTTCGGCGCCCACCGGAAGGTTTCTCCGGGGGACTCTCCCGCACGGGGTCGACAGCCACAACCAGCCTACCAGCGAGGTTGCGGCTCCCATCGCTCAAGTGGCCGACATCCCAGTTGTGCACTTTCGTAGGGGTGTAGAGCAGTTGCGACCAGTTGGAGGGACCGTGCAGACCGATATCGATCCGCGCAGCCTGATCGGCCGCAAGGCGTTCGACCGGAACGGACACAAGATCGGAACCGTGGACGAGGTGTACCTGGACGACGCGACCGGCATCCCCGAATGGGCAGCGGTCCGCACGGGCCTGTTCAGCCGGGACGCCTTCGTCCCCCTGGAGCCGAGCGCCCTGCTCGACGACGGGCTCCACATCCCGTACGAGAAGGCCCTGATCAAGGACGCCCCGGACTTCGGCGTGGGCCGCCACCTCTCCCCCGAGCAGGAACTCCAGCTCTACCGCCACTACAGCCTGTCCCTCCCGCCCCCGCCCCCGGACGTCCCGGACAAGGACTTCGGCCGCCTGGCGGGCCAGGACGGCGCCTGAGGCCCCCGGACGACGCGTCCACCGGCACGACCCGCACCGCACGGCCGGTGCGGGTCACGCCGCCGCGTCCCCCCGCACCAGCGGCAACGGCTCCGAGGGCTCGAGCTCCGGGTCGTCCACGGAGAACGTCCGCACCCGGCCCGGCCCGGACCACGGCTCCTCGAACCGCACCGTGACCCGCCCGACCCCGCTCCCCTGGACCCAGCCGGCCCCGTACACGGCGTGCCGCACGTCGCGCCCCGGCATCCAGCCCCGCTCGGCGGTCTCCGTCGCGGTGGAAGGCGCCGCCACCGCCTCCGCGGCCTCCTCGGGCGCGGCCTCCTCCTCCGCCGGCCGCTCCGAGGCCTCGGCCTCCGCCTGGGCGAACAGGTCCTCCTGCGTGTAGTCCGCGAGCCCGCTCACCCCCACCCCCAGCAACCGCACGCCCCCGGTCGTGTCCACGGCCTCCAGGAGCCGCCCCGCGGCCTCCCTGACGACGCCCGGGTCGTCCGTGGGCCCCCGCAGCGTCTCGGACCGGGTGAGGGTCGAGAAGTCGTACCG
The DNA window shown above is from Streptomyces vietnamensis and carries:
- the gcvP gene encoding aminomethyl-transferring glycine dehydrogenase, which codes for MTANRTPLSELEQGIPFEQRHIGPDAEARAKMLAQVGYGSLDELTAAAVPDVIKNAEALGLPAARTEAEVLAELRTLADRNQVLAPMIGLGYYGTFTPPVILRNVMENPAWYTAYTPYQPEISQGRLEALLNFQTMVADLTGLPTSGASLLDEGTAAAEAMALSRRVGKVKNGVFLVDADALPQTIAVIETRAEPTGVEVVVADLSAGIPAEVAERGVFGVLIQYPGASGAVRDIKPLIDAAHELGAIVTVAADLLALTLLTSPGELGADIAVGTTQRFGVPMGFGGPHAGYMAVQDKHARSLPGRLVGVSVDADGNRAYRLALQTREQHIRREKATSNICTAQVLLAVMAGMYAVYHGPDGLKQIAERTHRYAAVLAAGLTAGGVEVVHGSFFDTLTVRVPGKADEVVAAAREAGVNLHRVDADLVSVSCDETTGREQLAAVWGAFGVAGDIEALDAATEDALPAGLLRSDAYLTHPVFHAHRSETSMLRYLRKLADRDYALDRGMIPLGSCTMKLNATTEMEPVTWPEFGQIHPFAPIEQAQGYVTLITELEERLAEVTGYDKVSIQPNAGSQGELAGLLAVRAYHRANGDEQRTVCLIPSSAHGTNAASAVMAGMKVVVVKTADDGEVDVEDLRAKIAQYRDELSVLMITYPSTHGVFEEHVADICAEVHEAGGQVYVDGANLNALVGLAKPGHFGGDVSHLNLHKTFCIPHGGGGPGVGPVGVRAHLAPYLPNHPLQPTAGPETGVGPISAAPWGSAGILPISWSYVRLMGGEGLKRATQVAVLAANYIAKRLEPHFPVLYTGPNGLVAHECIVDIRPLAKATGVSVDDIAKRLIDYGFHAPTMSFPVAGTLMIEPTESEDLTELDRFCDTMIAIRGEIEKVASGQWPADDNPLHNAPHTAAALGGEWNHPYTRDEAVFPAGVSAADKYWPPVRRIDGAFGDRNLVCSCPPLDEYDN
- a CDS encoding PRC-barrel domain-containing protein, which translates into the protein MQTDIDPRSLIGRKAFDRNGHKIGTVDEVYLDDATGIPEWAAVRTGLFSRDAFVPLEPSALLDDGLHIPYEKALIKDAPDFGVGRHLSPEQELQLYRHYSLSLPPPPPDVPDKDFGRLAGQDGA